From a single Micrococcales bacterium genomic region:
- a CDS encoding DUF47 family protein — translation MSKRWFLPETPDVLATLHEQADVTRRGLSAFVAWSAGDAAQADVLRQAEHEADDVRRHLAQQLRNAFTTPVDQEDLFTLSERLDTVINTAKNVVREADLLGVTPTPITGRLAEEALAGVENLAAAFDVLLDDPDAATARADAATKCGRHMEKLYARGIQEIASLPDFHDALPMREHYQRCLRIGECIEMVADRIWYAVVKEA, via the coding sequence ATGAGTAAGCGCTGGTTCCTGCCGGAGACCCCCGACGTGTTGGCCACCTTGCACGAGCAGGCCGATGTGACACGGCGCGGGCTCTCGGCCTTCGTCGCCTGGTCCGCCGGCGATGCCGCGCAGGCCGATGTGTTGCGACAGGCCGAACATGAAGCCGATGATGTCCGCCGCCACTTGGCCCAGCAGTTGCGCAACGCCTTCACCACCCCGGTGGACCAGGAGGATCTGTTCACCTTGTCCGAGCGGCTGGACACGGTCATCAACACGGCGAAGAACGTCGTGCGGGAGGCGGACTTGCTCGGGGTCACGCCCACCCCGATCACGGGTCGGCTGGCCGAGGAGGCCCTGGCCGGGGTGGAGAACCTGGCGGCTGCCTTCGATGTCCTGCTGGACGACCCGGACGCCGCAACCGCGAGGGCGGACGCCGCCACCAAGTGCGGTCGGCACATGGAGAAGCTGTACGCGCGGGGGATCCAGGAGATCGCGTCGCTGCCGGACTTCCACGATGCGCTGCCCATGCGTGAGCACTACCAGCGCTGCCTTCGGATCGGCGAGTGTATCGAGATGGTCGCGGACCGGATCTGGTACGCAGTGGTCAAGGAGGCGTGA
- a CDS encoding inorganic phosphate transporter yields the protein MEGAVLLVILLGIAFDVSNGFHDSSNAIAALVATRAARPGPAVVLASVFTILGPILVATAVADTVGGLLDVDPEQTMAVLLSALVAGLLWNIATWYRGLPSSSSHALVGGLVGAALVVAGPSAVVWGGFNGVFPYGVLGVLVGLAISPLLGAAVAWVVAVAATRATRRASRQVRTPVLRGEWVTAATLSFAHGANDAQKTMGLLTLALVAGGVIPEFVVPLWVKIVCGLALTVGTALGGWRIVRTIGRRIYRLRPLDGLVSSGSSSVIIGLASAVGAPVSTTHVVSSSVVGVGASQRRRHVGWTVVRDILLAWIVTLPGCALLGALVCALVRMVV from the coding sequence ATGGAGGGGGCGGTATTGCTCGTGATCCTGCTCGGGATTGCCTTCGACGTCTCCAACGGCTTCCACGACTCCTCCAACGCCATCGCCGCGCTGGTCGCGACCCGTGCGGCGCGCCCGGGTCCGGCGGTGGTGCTGGCCTCGGTGTTCACCATCCTCGGGCCGATCCTGGTGGCCACTGCGGTGGCTGACACCGTGGGCGGCCTGCTGGACGTCGATCCGGAACAGACGATGGCTGTCCTCCTCAGCGCTCTGGTCGCCGGTCTCCTGTGGAACATCGCCACCTGGTACCGGGGCCTGCCGTCGTCGTCCTCACACGCCTTGGTCGGTGGCCTGGTGGGCGCTGCCCTGGTCGTTGCCGGACCGTCGGCCGTCGTCTGGGGCGGTTTCAACGGGGTGTTCCCGTACGGCGTGCTGGGGGTGCTCGTCGGGTTGGCGATCTCCCCGCTGCTCGGGGCCGCTGTCGCCTGGGTCGTCGCGGTGGCGGCAACCCGTGCCACCCGGCGGGCATCGCGGCAGGTGCGGACGCCGGTGTTGCGCGGCGAGTGGGTGACGGCGGCCACGCTCTCCTTCGCCCACGGGGCCAACGATGCCCAGAAGACCATGGGTCTGCTCACCCTCGCGCTGGTCGCCGGTGGGGTGATCCCGGAGTTTGTCGTCCCGCTGTGGGTCAAGATCGTCTGCGGGCTGGCGCTGACCGTCGGGACGGCTTTGGGTGGTTGGCGCATCGTGCGCACCATCGGCCGGCGGATCTACCGGCTGCGCCCGCTCGACGGCCTGGTGAGTTCGGGGTCGAGCTCGGTGATCATCGGGCTGGCATCCGCGGTTGGTGCGCCGGTCAGCACCACCCACGTTGTCTCATCCTCCGTGGTCGGTGTGGGCGCCAGCCAGCGCCGGCGGCATGTGGGCTGGACGGTGGTGCGGGACATCCTGCTGGCGTGGATCGTGACGCTGCCTGGTTGCGCATTGCTGGGTGCACTGGTGTGTGCGCTTGTCAGGATGGTCGTATGA